Sequence from the Mauremys mutica isolate MM-2020 ecotype Southern chromosome 2, ASM2049712v1, whole genome shotgun sequence genome:
GGGCAGTGCCATCCGTTTATGGCTTCATTTTTCTCATCTTTGCAAGGATAGACGGAATATAGGTTTCCATAGAACAAGAGCATCCTGAACGTTGACCTAAAGCAAATATAAAGGTATATAGCACAGAAATCAGTTGTTTCCTTTCCTCTCTGTCTTTCCTAGCTCAGCAGGGCGCAAGCCAGCTCCTCCTATACACACGAATGAGTAATGAAATCATGCTACGTACCTGGTATCCGATTGAGTGTTACCCAGAAGTGTTCATCTGGACTGTAGCTGTCCTTGGACCACTCCAATAAATCAATGGCACGTTTATCATTGAGAATGAACTCGACAAATGGCTTTGTGACCGCGATATAAGCAGAGCCAAAGTAGACGGTCAGATTGTGTGGTGGGGACTGTTTCAACACATTGGTCTTTTTCATGTAAGAGGAGTCCGTCCCTATGTGCTCCTTATGGATATATTTGGTTCTTGAAATCACATGGGCAGGAGGCAGCACCCCAGGAGTGATATTTTTACCCTTATAGCTCTTCAGGTGCTGAACTATTTCCTTGTTGGTTTTCAAGGGGAAATCTTGTCCACACGCGTTGACCAGATACTTCCACCGAACTCCTGATTCCAGCAGGTCTTTCATGCAGTTCAAATCCGCCTGAAGTCTGGATATTCCAGCATAAATGACTGGCTCGTTTTTTGAGGCAAGAAACGCATTGGGGAAACAGTTCAACAATGTCTCCACGTCTTGCTTAAACTGAGCCGTTGCCTTCTCATCCACGTGGACACAGTAAACATTTTGGGGCATATAAATAGTCCTGAAGAGCCTCTCAAACGTATCAAATTCTTTATGCAGAGTTATGATATAAGCCAAAGGAAAGGAAGCTTCTTCTGCAGAGAGAGGGCTCGTTATATAGTGATTGTGCATTAAGTACTCACTGCAGGCAAAACTCCCTCGAGAGGTTTGCAGGAGGTTTCCCCAAACAAAAGCTTTCTCCTGTTCGATTAATGCATCACAGGCTCGACTCAGCAGGTCGCTTTCGTGGGACATCGTTTGCCGGGGATATTTTTTTGACCGGTGCAACTCACCCTTGTGCAGCACAACGAAAACCATCGCGCCCAGGAGAGGAATGGCCAGGAGGTAACGCCTCTGCGGGCGCATTGTCGGTGGGTTTATTTCCCTCTGGAGTGACTGCCGGAAGCACAAAGCCCCCCACAACTCATCAAGTTATTCAGCCAGGCGGAAAAATCTCCCGTTGCCCACAAGTGTCCCGGGAGATCCGACCAGGATGATGTCTGTTGTGCAGTCCGTTGCCAGAGTGTTGGTTTCTGTTCCGTCCCCTCTCTGAACAGGCGCTAATGCGCCCGCCACCGGCGCACACACCCGCTTTGTTCCGCTTCCCCTTCTTCTTCAGCTGGCTCCCAGCAAGTGGCTTGGCTCCGCCGCCTGCCCGCTCTCTATTTGCATATGAAAGCACCTCAGGCCCGGTCCTGGCGTGATAGGACTCTCTGATTGGATCTGTTTCACCTCCGGCTCCCACTCCCTCGGAGCGAGCTATTCGCTCTAATGGCGAGCTCGCCTGCTTTGCCCGGAGCCCTGTTGGTTCCGCCCAGCCCTCTGGTAGCTCTTAGCATATGAAAGAACAACGAACCTTGCGAGGCTGGTTCATTGTGTCTGCTCCTCGGGAGCCCCGGCCCCCCTGTGACAGCCTCAGACCCTCATTAAGGGTGGAATGCTGCTCCCACGGAACTGAACAGGGCTCCTAATGAACTCTTCATTCTTTCTGTTCATTACTGTTGCCACTTTTCTGAGTAGCAGCAGATTTAGGGGATTTGCAGAGGGTCACTTTCCCACCGGGAGAGAAACTGGGGAGCTAGACTCAGGGTATTACCTAAtgtaaattatttatttacaaaatctAGTTTATCCTGAATCAGGATGTTCAAACCTGCCCTCCAGCAATTTCACTTGCAAAAGGCACCGATGCAGTTGAGGTAACTAGCCCCTTACAGCATATCTTGGGCCAGGTCCccactgtttaaccctttctataAAGAGTTTCAAATAAAATTCTTACCTATCAGCGATGCATGATgtgatttcattaaaaaaaagtgatcGAAGGAAACCTTTTTTCATCCAATGTACAATTAGCTGATGGAAATCATCACTGCAAGAAACTGCTGAGGCCAAATATTTTGCAGGATTCTAAAAGGTTTAAACATTTGCCCAGAGTAACAATAGAAAAGATGGTAAACAGCTGTTATGGTTGTTCTCTTTTTCTGCTTAGAGCTTAGGGCATCTTCAGAAACTTGACAACTTGACATCATGACATCTAGAATGGGTCGTGCACAGATCAGAAAAGACAAAGTAAGCAATATCAGAACTGATTcacagaatatcaaggttggaagggacctcaggaggtcatctagtctaacctgctgcttaaagcagggccaatccccagacagatttttgccctggatCCCTAAATGGTCTCCTCCAGGATTGAGTTTACAAccatggctttagcaggccaatgctcaaaccactgagttatctcTTCCCCTCTGTATAGGCCTATTTACATGGGACTGCTCACTGCTCCATGAGCAAGGTACTATAAGGATGCAGAATCTGGCTCATAGATTTCTTCTCAGGATTTCCCATGGTACTATTCCCACAAATCTATTTTATTCCCATCCCAATCTTTTTGGAGCATTTTTTTCTGCTTGGATGTTTTCTTGAGCAGATTGGGAGAGGCCACTTTCAACTGAGTCCTGTGGTGTGCCAACTGTTACACCGGCGAGTGATGCTGTCTATCTTGCTCTCCTGTCACAACTCTGTCAGCCTCACCATCTGCAGTTGTGTTCTGTGGTTCGAGTGGTACTCAAGTCAAGATTCAGGGCCAAATCCTCAATTGTGCTGAGCTCACAAATGACACAACTTGGGGGGGGCACCTCCCTGCTGCTTTGATGTTAAGGCCACCTGGAGACCATTCTCCTGGCTGAAGTTCTAAAAGGGCATAATGTGGTCCAGCCCTGGCCTCAAAATGTCTCTTCCTCCTGCAACTTCATCATGCCCCCCTAGCCAGCTCTGTTGGCTTTAGGCCACTTGCCAGATTCTCCTATACCAGGAGAAATCCTGGTTGACTTTTTAGGGCAGCTTTCTAGCCGTTTTCTGAGATTCTGGTCCTCTGTTTCCCTAGTACCTCCTCAGATCATCTTTATGCATAACTTTGGGCCTGGGCCTGCGGCCTAATGGGATTCCATACATCACTTCATTTATTTGTGTCAGTACTTTATGGGAGAGtgggtgaaataatatcttttattggaccaacttctgttggtgaaggaaggcaagcttttgagctgcatttcttcagtgtcacagctaaatgggaggtggaacagattgtttaacataatAGTTAGCATGTATTGTAAGAGACTATTCAACGTAGAGTGTCCCATTAACACCtctagtcataggacaaaaagcgGGGCTTAGTGTATTGGATAAAATCTGTTTCTGACCCGTTTTATGTAATGTCCATCTTGGATTTGTAACAGGACAGCTAAGCCTCCATCTTGGATACCCTTCTTCTCAGATGATTTAGTGCCCTTTCAGCCTTTTTCAAATCAAGGAGGAGAAAGGTCAGTGCAGTTAGAGTCATGTGACAGCCATAATCTGCCTAACAACGGCAGGTTATTTAGTGAGTGGCATGCCTGTCACTCAGGGCTGTCCATCTGAGTGGCAGACAGGGTCCCACATGGTTCAGCTagctgccaggagccccagagagACCAGGAccagggccggtgtaaccactaggcaaactaggcgtccgcctagggcaccaagatttggggggCGCCAAAAAGTGGGCTGCGCTGTTTCTCAGGCAGCTGCTTGGCCACCTCTGCTCCCGCTAGGCCCCGGCTTGGGCGTTGCTTGGCAGAGGGATGCCAGCTCTGAGGGGAGGAAGCCGGTGGGTGTGGGACGGGTCCAGGTCTGCCCCACACGGCAGGATAGGGCTGGAGATGGAGCTGCTGCTCCAGGCCTGGAGCTACTTCAGGCGGCAGAAGTTCCAGCTCTGTGCAGATCTCTGCTCCCGGCTGCTGGAGAAATCCCCCGGACACCAGGTACCGGGCCCAGCTGCGGGGGTAGGGGCGCTGCGTGATTGACAGGCGGGTGGAGGCTGAGGTCCCAGACTCCCgggagagctggagcaggggtaAGAGTGGGCGGGCGCCGGGGCGTGTGTGTCAGCGCCCCCCCTCACTTGGGGTGGCCGGAGTGTGCCCGCGTAGTAGGGTTTGTAGCTACACCTGGTGAACCCAGCTTTCCCCTGGGCCCCCAACATCATCACTTTCCTGCCTCCAATCCAGCCTGGGACTGGGTTGCTCGAGGAAGTACATGAGCATCGGTGCTTAGAGGAGCCATGCTTCCTACAAGGGAGGCTCGGGCAGCTTCTCTGCTTTATCGCCTGTTGCCATCCTGGCCTTCCAAACATAGCTGTCCCAAGTGGACGACTGTCTCTTAATGACAGAGGAATGAGTGTAAACCAATAAATTGGATCAGTCACCTAGACTGAATTTAATCAATATAGAAGGTGgaccaatacaagatattacctaactgactttgtctctctaatatcctgggaccaacacgacaACATCAACACTGCAAAATAATGTTAGATAGTTCTTATATATTGCTTATtagtagacaggggcggctccaggccccagcacgccaagcgagtgcttggggcggcatgccacggggggcactctgccggtcgccggtagggcggcaggcggctctggtggacctcccgcaggcgtgccagcggagggtccgctggtcccgcggctccggtggacctcccacaggcgagcctacaggaggtccaccaaagccacgggaccagtggactgcaggaccagcagaccctccgcaggcacacctgtgggaggtccactggagctgcctgccgccctcccgacgACTGGCAGATCACCCCCCGCGGcacgctgccctgcttggggcggcaaaatgtctagagccgcccctgttagtaGATCTCACAGAAGTACTATTAACTTGATAACTTGACTGAGCAAGAATAAAAATCAAAAACTTGAATGTATATCTGCTGTCCCCATTTGGATTCTTGGTCTCTATTAACATACTTGCACTCAACTACTACACACCATTAGTGAGCGCATATTTGCACTGGACTACGAGGTTAAGCAGAGATGTGTGGGCAGGCACTGAATACCTACCCGAGGGAGAAGATCTCCCTCTTAGACAGAAGACCTGCCCAGAGGACCTGTCCAGAGGGAGAAGAATACCCAGTTCCTGATTTCCTGTTTGGTGTCCAGAGCCCCTGATTTTCACCACTATCCCTGTTGATATCCTGAGTTTTTGTCATTGTGTCCCTGTCTTCAGGATATGGTATTATAATACCCATTGTGGTTTTCCTCTGTTTTACATTCATAGGTTAAGGTGGTTTAAGGACTCTGAGCTTCATGCTCTGGTAACTGTTAACAACCGAGAGTGTCTTCCTTATGTTGTTTATTATCTGAAGGGGGTCCTTGTCTAGTTTACTGACTAGTGGCATAATAAATATGTGTGTGTTACATCTTATTCTGCCTCTGTCTTACTAAATCACCTGATGATAGAtgtgggatggggtgggatctgcagACAGCCCATCTTCTGAACTGTGTAGACCACAGTTAAAATGTTTTGGGCTAACAAGTGATACCAGACACctttgtgttcttggggaaccagggtgcagtatccagcctgactcatgaaagacaccccgcccccccagcctctgcttaaatcaaaacccatcagaggaaaaaaaaacttgcagagagcagtgaagggcgttgggagacacacctagacccctcctgacaagggtgacaagattaagacatttctattagcatacagaatggaaagcagagacaactcccctagcctcatctgcatgacagatgggacaggaagacatctcaatttacatacagaatggagaacagagaaccacagtgaattctgggaccagaaaaagcagggaagctctgcatcatgggaatctctgctccagatgctaatgaacctatgtctgcacacacccagctcagcaattatcagaccaattctagtaatgaatccttaattgatatccaaatactgaagcagcctagttgcattgtgagctccctggaagaaaacaccacccatagccaagagtgatcagctccttttgtctagtctaaagaaaacccttgagtcatcagcttacctataaacaaatctattcttttcccttgaaccattgtattttctctacaaaaatccctactcaccctccagtcagggttctgatgcttagatccaaactaggcatcagttccactggaactccatcttctcctggatgatcgtgctggggactctgcctgtctccagccctcaggaccaccatcacctgggaaccccaaccAGTTCAAGTCTCATGTTGTGGGTGAGACCCCCCCgcttttctctctttctgttttcctttctaccataggtattaacctttaataatgtatgttatgttggtttggcctccttgtgtagttatcactagtattcaataaataacttttatgattaagttggttgcttctctctctcttgctggactttactcttttgtgtttttagcttcccccattcactctgcagcaacgcttcttttacctaagttaaagatccctgcagcgcccagaacactgtggggtttgctcatcaagtaggttactgccagtacaattgtgttgtgaaggtggggatagggacgtgctgaatctgggacacataagggtaacagcttgaaagtgctgtttgacccagtccatggagcccaggggcatataaggagagtcagcttgacagtgctgcttcatccagcccagtgagtccgctcagacttgctctgttaatgtatgtgtgggtgggtgggtgtgtgctcATCTGGTTTTGGAgctggagaaacccagccctagggaacctaggtcctgcaggatagctccattggaaggggacttgcagaagggagaagtagagctccatatgaaaacacacgtGACATAAGCAGTAcgttgatagaattacagaatccccTTCCCCAGAAAAGTAACCCAAATAAATGAGCAttccccaaagtaatgggcaaatctggtaacacaaGTGGGCTACAGAttgctgtaataagccataaatccagtgtctctgttcagtctatGTTTTTTAGTGTtgagcagagtaatgaatttaagattCCAGGCTCatgttttgaaagtgttgtgcaggtttcctttgaggatgagcacTGATATAGTGAGTGCTTTTTGAAAAGTGTTCATCACCCAAAGGTGAtagggtatttttgtcttttatcattttactgTGTAGTGATAGTTTGGTTTCATgaacatagttgttattggggcatttagtgcactagatgaggtacaccacatgttgtgataggcatgtgtaggatccatggatcttgaaagcagtgttgccaactctcgtgATTGTTTATTGTGATaactattgttttccttaaagccccagctcccagggtcaagtggatatgtgattatttcagccttcattcttaaagaaaagttAAGTTTCTACCCTTTATGGCTGatgagaaagcttcaaaatgtgatccctacaggctcaaaaagcagaaggtaaataaaaagaacaccacaTCTATTATTTTTACGTAATCTTATGTTTTTAAagccaatcttgtgatttttttttttttggtgggcctgactcatgatttttgaacatttggggttggcaatattgtgAAAGGTGTGTTATTGGGAGTGCTGAtcactgtagcagtggagatTATGCCTCCAGTTTTTGTATCTGTTGTCACAGGGTCTGGTGCGGCTTTGAATtgctgtgtcctggtctgtggagagcttgcttctgatgatgagcttgaggggctgtttgaaggccagaagtggggtTCAAGAAAGATTTCCTTTGGGATGGGGTCCCAGTCAAGTATGGATCCACCCTAAGAGCTCCTACCCTTCTTTCCTCCAATGTTTACAAAATAAAACTTGGTAcctttcttttaaaagtttcctcAGTGTGACACCTTATCACTTTATCAGAGGTTATTTGTGGCAAATGTGTGAGCTTTTTCCATTTGGGATTGTAGTGTTCCTACATATTCCAAAATGGTCCAAATTCCTTTGTTCCGCCTGCAGAATTCCATGCGAACTGTATGTTGGATTCCTTAGCTCATGTCTAAACACCAGAAATGCTGGGGTACATTGTATGTCCTCCTAAGTTGTTGTTCTCTAAAGGAATGGAATATGCTGGTTCCAGTCCCTTGGTTGTTGTACAAAGGGAGCTGGGTGAACCATTCTACCATTTAATCATATTGTAGGGGCACTGAGGTTGTGTGAGtttggatttaaagtttttaagcAGGCTACTAAGATCCTCGGAGTCCACCACAGTGTTTCTTTTGTTCAATGTGTGACTCACCGGGAAGCCCAAAGCTAATAAGGAACAGGTGCACTAGAACCTCAGCTTTATTCGCAGTTTCTCAGTTTTGTACTGAGAagttgtgcgtgtgtgtgtgtgtgtccatggtTACTAACAGTTTATTGATTGCTGGACTCCATCTCAGACAAAGGCTCAAGCACATCAACAGCAATACATTTCATAGGTGCCCCATCAATGCACTGCTACCACAGGTACTCTCTTGCCTTAgaaaagctctttttttttttccaatgcaaGCCTGACATTATCTACACTAATTTTCTACATTCTGTTAGCATTTCACCCATTACAACTATCCTTTAGCTTGGCTAGGGTTTTTTATCACACTCCCCAGAAAATGAACAACCAACCCGTTTTTCAGGACTTTCCAAAACtaggaggaaaaaaatgcattAGAAGGTGATCTCTGAGGGTAAAGCTTGCTAAAGGCAGACTGCACAGTTTCAAATGTTCCAGGAAAACATACtgtttggccctgatcctgcagccttaCTCACACAAGCAGTTCTTGCTCAGAGTCCTAGctatttcagtgggactgctcatgtgagcAACATCATCTCCTGGGAATAAAGGTTGCATGCTCAGGACCCTTCTGGCTAAGTATATGAGGAGGgttaactcagtggtttgagcattggtctgctacactcagggttgtgagctcaatccttgagggggccatttagggaactggggtaaaaatctgtctggggattgattttgctttgagcagggggttggactagatgacctcctgaggtcccttccagctctgatgttctatgattctcttCCATCTAGGCTGGAGACAGTGGGGCTGCTACTAAGCATTTTGACAGTGACTGCTGCTGAAACAATCTGATAACAGCTCTTGTTATAAACTACACTTCCCACTCTTGGCAAACAATTGTTTAAATGAAAGGATAATGATACAATAAGCATGAGTAGAAATATTTCATGGCAGGGTAAATAGCCCTTTCCTTCTAACAACATTACATTGATCACACTCAAGTGTAAATGATGCCAGGATTTCAAAATAAAGCTTAGTTTGCCTGTTTATAGCCACTGAAGCTTAAGTGCTGTATTCAGTGGGAGTGTGTATAGCTGAGGACAGAACTAGGTTTAAGAAATGTACTAAGTAAGTATTATCCGTTGATCACAGTGTAGAACTGAGTCGTGTTTTAaggaagattttctttttttttaaagagtgcaGCTAAAACATGCACCTTGTTCTTTTGCCTATACCTAGGGCCCGATTCTCCTCTCGCTGACCCTGGTTCTCCAATGGTGTAACTttcttgacttcagtagagttgcaCCTGATTTACAGTCATGTGAGAGCAAAGTCAGACTTATAGAATTTAAAAAGAatactttgggccaaattctgccctcagttaacATCAGTGGTGTAactaaaggcagaatttggcccaactgGATTAAATTAATTTAAGTGAAAAGTTATATCAGAGCCTTATCCTGTATATggttgtgacattctataccttgggggagcgtaCTGTAACCcctatattcctcattttcatctaatcatgatcttacatataaagtatgccttgtaaggtatcaggggaaaggttatgatctgctgaaagtcatttctctagcCACAGATGTATATCAGTAATGCATATGatgttatgagaattgtgtagtatgattgtcactaaaacatgctgtgcattgggggaatcagccagatttttgctccccagaggcaacagcaaggaaagtagccAACACGCGGGTGGAGTGTCATTCAATCCATCAACAGCAATTTTCCAGCAAGGGCACTACAATACGCTGACTCACCTGcaagaggccacaccaggggatttctcaaccttgcttggagacactcagtaatgctcacctgactctgaaggtggggggaaggggcaaagccaagagggaagaaaggacgtGATataagggagagacatttgccatgttcttcctctcttccacctacatctacagactcCACCACTACCAAGCGACTGaggcgctgatcaaaggggagagcctggctgaagagcaaccagccagcctgtggtgagaaatatctaagtttgtaagggcattgaaagtattaagatcagcttagaatgtgttttgcttttatttcatttgaccaaatccgacttgttatgctttgatttataatcacttaaaatctatctttatagttaataaatctgtttgcttattcagtgcatttggtttgaagtgtgtcagagactccccttgggataacaggGCTGGTagatatcaatttctttgttaaattgacaaacttatATAAGCTTGCTGTGTCCAGCAggtataactggacactgcaagacagaggttcctaagGTTGtatctgggaccggagatattggctagtgtcatttggttgtaagtagctgggagcagctaccatgccagaggctgtgcgtgaccagcccaggagtgggTGTTCTCACAGCAGTGCAGGCTAAGGccggctcccagagtcaaggattggagtgacctagcagatcaccggtccagataacaccagagggaaACCTCACAATGTTGCTTCCAGACAGGTGCTGAGTGCTTGCCGATCTTATTGTCTTTATTGGGAGGCAATTCCATGTATCTGAGGGAAGAATGGGCCCACTCAATTTAGCATCACCCTCCAGTCACAGGAGCATTTTAACTTGATTGCACACAGTGTGCTTTCTCTGTATGAAGAGGCAAATATTAACAgtagcagggctggctgcagaatAATGCCTGAAGAACATGTGGGAGAATTCCTTACATGGTCTGGTTCTACAGCCATTCCATGGAAGTTGCACAAGTGAAGTAGCCTTGTGTTCCCCTAAACCCCAGGGGAACAGATCAGAACCTCTGGCACCTACCCTTCCCCAACCCAGGAGA
This genomic interval carries:
- the GCNT2 gene encoding N-acetyllactosaminide beta-1,6-N-acetylglucosaminyl-transferase isoform X2: MRPQRRYLLAIPLLGAMVFVVLHKGELHRSKKYPRQTMSHESDLLSRACDALIEQEKAFVWGNLLQTSRGSFACSEYLMHNHYITSPLSAEEASFPLAYIITLHKEFDTFERLFRTIYMPQNVYCVHVDEKATAQFKQDVETLLNCFPNAFLASKNEPVIYAGISRLQADLNCMKDLLESGVRWKYLVNACGQDFPLKTNKEIVQHLKSYKGKNITPGVLPPAHVISRTKYIHKEHIGTDSSYMKKTNVLKQSPPHNLTVYFGSAYIAVTKPFVEFILNDKRAIDLLEWSKDSYSPDEHFWVTLNRIPAPGISWSESWFYVFSKIWHLQLHSAP
- the GCNT2 gene encoding N-acetyllactosaminide beta-1,6-N-acetylglucosaminyl-transferase isoform X1; the protein is MRPQRRYLLAIPLLGAMVFVVLHKGELHRSKKYPRQTMSHESDLLSRACDALIEQEKAFVWGNLLQTSRGSFACSEYLMHNHYITSPLSAEEASFPLAYIITLHKEFDTFERLFRTIYMPQNVYCVHVDEKATAQFKQDVETLLNCFPNAFLASKNEPVIYAGISRLQADLNCMKDLLESGVRWKYLVNACGQDFPLKTNKEIVQHLKSYKGKNITPGVLPPAHVISRTKYIHKEHIGTDSSYMKKTNVLKQSPPHNLTVYFGSAYIAVTKPFVEFILNDKRAIDLLEWSKDSYSPDEHFWVTLNRIPDVPGSMPNASWEGNLRAIKWNDMESFHGGCHGHYIRGICIYGTGDLKWLFKSTSVFANKFELKTYPPTVECLELRLRARALNQSETQVKPSWYF